Proteins found in one Dermacentor silvarum isolate Dsil-2018 chromosome 8, BIME_Dsil_1.4, whole genome shotgun sequence genomic segment:
- the LOC119461693 gene encoding neprilysin-1, with protein sequence MAASKQTQLQPGVPVSNGAGAVNASRAYQPGAHVTNGTQGIFTVSGQLDRESQRASGSSKRKCCGKKAMVAAGVIATLLVLTAVALGTVFGLDLVPVGSDHHAEPSTGPAVLPGPPCDTEQCQAVSDLYSQSLSPKYNACNDFHKHVCTRWKLAPSSKLTSVFGQQALRIRRSVIGALRNTSVPSEGQTAVQKAAGLFQSCVDLFGDEEHAPSGQDPSADIVGFLRGRNATFEVQSDVDPAYVMLDFPLTYGLPTLFNVRVDTIPGNAERLHVVLSMRRSLYDGHRASDKAIEQHLRWLGLNDDLIRELAPTIGTIEDYLIKLGRDAYEDEAPDARERLVLLLRTMEKGILGKKGDNWNYYMGNITSALLPGEHYVAFETRYLVTFLAKVFQKIPNPNHLRIWMSFDLSRQLRQMAHVSSTGSFQMSSAISQWENRCLKHTSKVMHTAAYAAFYHASVTTDTVSRAEEMVSSIAESLRSRIAESSWMEDGTREIAVRKLAKMKKIVGYPEGSQNDDSLNRYYETYENAGPSFISNWLSASRSTSRKALERLSEHPAPVRVNDDMALVNAIYKPPLNTMVVGMGLLLPPFFGTVPAVDYASAGHLAAHEMMHAFDVSNRRRDDNNVERDWWTPASKAEYEKRAFCIRNSYMPMEEEFSEPDDVTDSEIMADFIGLSGLYDAYLRAKEVPGASLELQGMPGVTSDQLFFIAFCYKWCSNSRPSDRYPDFSVRCNMPLMNMPEFAAAFNCSAESQMNPKEKCSFW encoded by the exons ACGCAACTGCAGCCGGGAGTTCCCGTCAGCAACGGGGCGGGGGCCGTCAACGCTTCCCGAGCGTATCAG CCTGGAGCTCACGTGACCAACGGCACTCAAGGAATCTTCACTGTCAGCGGTCAACTGGACCGA GAATCGCAGCGTGCCAGCGGGTCCTCAAAGAGGAAGTGCTGCGGAAAGAAGGCCATGGTCGCGGCCGGCGTCATCGCGACTCTCTTGGTGCTCACTGCAGTGGCCCTGGGCACGGTATTCGGCCTGGACCTGGTGCCAGTGGGCAGTGATCATCACGCCGAACCTTCGACCGGACCCGCAGTACTTCCGGGACCGCCGTGCGACACCGAACAGTGCCAGGCCGTGTCGGACTTGTACAGCCAGTCACTGTCACCCAAATACAACGCCTGCAACGACTTCCACAAACacgtgtgcacgcgatggaagTTGGCTCCGAGCTCGAAGCTGACCAGCGTGTTCGGTCAGCAAGCTCTGAGGATCAGGAGGTCGGTGATCGGCGCCCTGCGCAACACGTCGGTGCCTTCGGAGGGCCAGACGGCCGTGCAGAAGGCGGCCGGACTGTTCCAGTCTTGCGTGGACCTCTTCGGCGACGAAGAGCACGCCCCTTCGGGTCAGGACCCCAGCGCGGACATCGTCGGCTTCCTTCGTGGCCGCAACGCGACGTTCGAGGTTCAGTCTGACGTGGACCCGGCGTACGTGATGCTCGATTTTCCGCTTACTTACGGCCTCCCGACGCTGTTCAACGTCAGGGTGGACACTATCCCGGGCAATGCGGAGCGTCTGCACGTAGTTCTCAGCATGCGGCGGTCTCTCTACGACGGCCACCGGGCAAGCGACAAGGCGATTGAACAGCATCTTCGGTGGCTCGGGCTGAACGACGATCTGATCCGGGAGCTTGCACCAACGATAGGAACGATCGAGGATTATCTTATAAAGCTCGGCAGGGACGCGTACGAGGACGAGGCGCCAGACGCGAGAGAAAGGCTGGTTTTGCTGCTGCGCACAATGGAGAAAGGCATCTTGGGCAAGAAAGGTGACAACTGGAACTACTACATGGGGAACATCACGAGCGCACTGTTGCCTGGCGAACATTACGTCGCATTCGAGACACGATACTTGGTAACGTTCCTCGCGAAGGTTTTTCAAAAAATTCCAAACCCGAATCACCTTCGCATCTGGATGAGCTTTGACCTGTCCAGGCAGCTGAGGCAGATGGCCCACGTTAGTAGTACTGGTTCGTTTCAAATGAGCAGCGCCATTTCTCAGTGGGAAAACCGCTGCCTGAAGCACACGTCGAAAGTGATGCACACAGCAGCTTACGCCGCCTTCTACCACGCATCGGTGACCACCGACACGGTATCGAGGGCCGAGGAAATGGTGTCCAGCATCGCGGAGTCACTCAGGTCTCGAATAGCTGAGTCATCGTGGATGGAAGACGGCACGAGGGAGATAGCTGTGAGAAAACTGGCGAAGATGAAGAAGATAGTCGGCTACCCGGAAGGGTCGCAGAACGACGACTCCCTCAATCGATATTACGAGACGTACGAGAACGCGGGACCCTCATTTATAAGCAACTGGCTGAGCGCCTCGCGGTCTACCAGCAGAAAGGCGTTGGAACGCCTTTCGGAGCATCCCGCCCCGGTGCGCGTCAACGATGACATGGCCCTGGTGAACGCCATATACAAGCCACCTCTCAACACCATGGTTGTGGGCATGGGCCTTTTGCTGCCGCCTTTCTTCGGCACGGTCCCGGCCGTCGACTACGCATCGGCAGGCCACCTCGCCGCGCACGAGATGATGCACGCGTTCGACGTTTCCAACCGGCGTCGAGACGACAACAACGTCGAACGAGACTGGTGGACGCCGGCTTCGAAGGCCGAGTACGAGAAGCGCGCCTTCTGCATCCGAAACTCCTACATGCCGATGGAGGAAGAGTTCAGCGAACCGGACGACGTCACCGATTCTGAAATAATGGCGGACTTCATTGGGCTGTCGGGACTCTACGACGCCTATCTCAGGGCAAAGGAGGTGCCCGGCGCGTCGTTGGAGCTGCAGGGAATGCCAGGAGTGACCAGCGACCAGTTGTTCTTTATAGCGTTCTGCTACAAGTGGTGCTCCAATTCTCGTCCTAGCGACCGGTACCCGGACTTCAGCGTAAGGTGTAACATGCCCTTGATGAACATGCCCGAGTTCGCGGCTGCTTTCAACTGCAGTGCCGAATCTCAGATGAACCCGAAAGAAAAGTGCAGCTTCTGGTGA